The Colletes latitarsis isolate SP2378_abdomen chromosome 1, iyColLati1, whole genome shotgun sequence genome has a segment encoding these proteins:
- the Syb gene encoding vesicle-associated membrane protein synaptobrevin, giving the protein MDGSSNYRDAEMGGPHTPQQAASTKKLQQTQATVDEVVGIMKVNVEKVLERDQKLSELENRADALQQGATQFEQQAGKLKRKYWWKNLKMMIIIGIICVIILIIIIASVVSGSSDSDSN; this is encoded by the exons ATGGATGGCAGCAGTAATTACAGAGACGCAGAGATGGGTGGGCCTCATACCCCACAGCAAGCAGCGTCTACGAAAAAATTGCAGCAAACTCAAGCAACCGTTGACGAGGTTGTGGGGATAATGAAAGTAAACGTGGAAAAAGTATTGGAAAGAGATCAGAAACTGTCAGAATTAGAAAACCGTGCAGATGCCTTGCAACAAGGAGCGACACAGTTCGAACAGCAAGCaggaaaattgaaaagaaaatattggtggaaaaatCTTAAAATGATGATCATCATTGGTATTATCTGTGTGATCATTTTAATCATCATCATTG CATCAGTTGTGTCTGGCTCATCGGATTCCGATTCTAACTGA